One window from the genome of Methanococcoides sp. AM1 encodes:
- a CDS encoding monomethylamine:corrinoid methyltransferase codes for MLDILDIYDRFITADKIEEKNFDNRILPQRLNELAKEYDIEYRPDEIVPQDMDMVDSIFKAAMDLVTDVGVYNINTSSAIKLEESEIKANLRILPGEKKYGIGNDALKVVQRKVGDKRAPVVFGGANGGVISEQYYSKFVESVAKEPLVGGVLCGTVATIHGMELKARSPSEMLGARAEAVWAREGLRMAGRPGMPMQSIMSAVTSEGQIFGDGPGAVRPEDQHLVCLLNDMKVDWDVLKKVVSTTQNNYVVEGCMCPVMGGYTGGPATTAIANVAEGIVSYIMLGGPAYSVCPPFHPMTGEGSSAAPTFVSAYTGAALKRNTKGLYANYVFPLSGMCTEMEIDEIAVYAGAITAAGNDILSGAAATCGTGVDVFSGMDARITAEIGIAAAKMSLADMNEFCVELEKTYADALKSGNVPKGKTFQECYDIEKVRPSKEFEDLWAKSKAKLSDLGMEFEF; via the coding sequence ATGTTAGACATCCTAGATATTTATGATCGATTTATTACCGCTGATAAGATTGAAGAGAAGAATTTTGATAACAGAATCCTTCCTCAAAGACTTAATGAACTTGCAAAAGAATATGACATCGAATATAGGCCGGATGAAATTGTTCCCCAGGACATGGACATGGTCGATTCCATATTCAAGGCAGCCATGGACCTCGTTACCGATGTAGGCGTTTATAACATAAACACCAGTAGCGCGATTAAACTTGAGGAAAGCGAAATAAAAGCCAATCTTCGGATTTTGCCAGGTGAAAAAAAATACGGAATTGGTAATGATGCACTTAAGGTAGTTCAGAGGAAAGTTGGCGATAAAAGAGCACCTGTCGTATTTGGAGGTGCTAATGGTGGTGTGATCAGCGAGCAATACTATTCCAAATTCGTAGAATCTGTTGCAAAAGAACCCCTTGTTGGAGGAGTTCTATGTGGTACAGTTGCAACCATTCATGGAATGGAGCTGAAAGCAAGGTCTCCTAGTGAGATGCTCGGTGCAAGAGCTGAAGCCGTATGGGCCCGAGAGGGTTTGCGCATGGCTGGAAGGCCGGGGATGCCAATGCAAAGTATCATGTCTGCAGTTACCAGTGAAGGACAGATCTTTGGAGATGGGCCTGGTGCAGTACGTCCTGAAGACCAGCACCTTGTTTGTCTCTTGAACGATATGAAGGTTGATTGGGATGTTCTTAAGAAAGTTGTCAGTACAACTCAGAACAACTACGTTGTAGAAGGCTGCATGTGCCCGGTTATGGGCGGTTACACCGGTGGACCTGCAACAACTGCTATCGCAAATGTTGCTGAGGGTATTGTTTCATATATCATGCTTGGTGGCCCAGCCTACTCGGTCTGTCCTCCATTCCACCCAATGACAGGTGAAGGTTCAAGTGCTGCCCCAACATTTGTTTCGGCATACACCGGAGCTGCATTAAAGAGAAACACTAAGGGTCTTTATGCAAACTATGTCTTCCCACTTTCTGGAATGTGTACTGAAATGGAGATTGATGAGATTGCAGTGTATGCAGGTGCAATAACTGCAGCAGGCAATGATATCCTCTCTGGTGCTGCAGCTACCTGTGGAACTGGAGTTGATGTATTTTCTGGAATGGATGCTCGTATCACTGCAGAAATTGGAATTGCAGCTGCTAAGATGAGCCTAGCCGATATGAACGAATTCTGTGTTGAACTCGAGAAAACATATGCAGATGCTTTAAAATCTGGCAATGTTCCAAAGGGCAAGACATTCCAGGAATGCTATGACATCGAAAAGGTTCGCCCATCCAAAGAATTCGAAGACCTTTGGGCTAAATCGAAGGCCAAACTGTCAGATCTTGGTATGGAATTCGAATTTTAA
- a CDS encoding DUF2284 domain-containing protein — translation MENLSDKSQLEKLVNLALQHGATRASLIKATDIVVDERVRLKCMVPRCNHYGDLVCPPNLPPVEEVRMIISRYEVGMVLAVEHKNPPKPQSLQESSSVEHELNKKARQLSDILLTLEGEALNSGYRFATGFSAGDCTYCDKCVGAGEDCRHPFSARPSMEGMGIDVVGTLENAGIKLEFPVTDKIEWWGLFLVD, via the coding sequence ATGGAAAATTTAAGCGATAAAAGTCAATTAGAGAAACTTGTAAACCTTGCACTCCAACATGGTGCAACAAGAGCTTCACTTATAAAAGCAACCGACATTGTTGTTGACGAACGTGTCCGATTAAAGTGCATGGTGCCAAGATGCAACCATTATGGTGATCTGGTATGTCCGCCAAACCTTCCCCCGGTAGAAGAAGTCAGGATGATCATTTCCAGATATGAGGTAGGTATGGTTCTTGCAGTCGAACACAAGAACCCGCCCAAACCTCAGTCCCTTCAGGAATCATCTTCTGTAGAGCATGAGCTTAATAAGAAAGCAAGGCAACTCTCCGATATCTTGCTAACCCTTGAAGGGGAAGCACTAAATAGCGGATATCGTTTTGCTACAGGATTCTCAGCAGGGGACTGCACTTATTGCGACAAATGTGTAGGGGCAGGAGAGGACTGCAGGCATCCGTTTAGTGCAAGGCCATCCATGGAAGGTATGGGTATAGACGTGGTGGGGACCCTGGAAAATGCGGGGATAAAACTCGAATTTCCTGTAACTGATAAAATTGAATGGTGGGGATTATTTCTGGTTGATTAA
- a CDS encoding nitric oxide reductase activation protein NorD: MSKNNGKLKAMDPMVERNYQRYLSEVMPLMDPKLSRLWQSVIKDIASKDKKVAIELIKRTKNIFSVIPLQQRGKLLLSLEKLNELDLQTSLSFFDNAPLAMAILDDSDFKIWEAITLDLTGENTEIAILFLKMTPKMLKNLEMVELLKWVKKGKKLLKSDPQIANAFLKGSFSGLENSFEKTNKYERSYLLDIGASLAIVNWKCVQSFFENAPEVLAELSAKDFAKWVVIGENIAEESTFYGSDYYSNSFVTLKNANLKYCGTILRNACLLLKKESLLAGIYFSEIPKILLNMHPREIGKWVDTGIRVFETNREIAISYFRNSRMLLEDLDVTELEEWAMNGLRVFEKDPSNARLYFSLRSRSSREFVEHLMSGVALKRVSKVLKYYAFGISGINFVIRSHNLLPKEHVMSAHPVVSGRVIYLEPTMKGYGDFEENFNIYKLSVMHEVGHAQFGTSKCTVGSLLSLLEKIGVDSDTTFLKDLAEKEKDVSKSENVGKQVEENEIMVNFSAAIGMFPNPFVTTDIMGIVEDARIEYKTVNLYKGLRREFKKVKEQMLLDRQNPEGRLEKFMEALLLVSIEHEPLFEIDDELKVPFEKTRNLLEKKILQSSSSTFDSLEVTFEIYSMLEENLGSLKSREYDFIRNLEYRGQGAGLFSMPKNEKEFAEQILERFIPQKLLDQDEDTMIQDELQSGPRCATSMNWDVLGNYIYDEWDARIKDYKSEWCKVYEVLPIGESNDFYQNAIEQYNPEISLINRIFKMMKPESFTKLRRQTDGDEIDFDAITEAFTDRKCGINPTDRLYIRRDKRERDVATLFLVDISASTEKELDNGKSILDIEKEALVIMIEALESIGDKYAIYAFSGDTRADVEYYNIKDFDEKFSEDVECKIGALEPAYNTRLGTAIRHSITKLKQVDAKIKLLVLLSDGEPYDLSFGEGKYAGKIAIEDTRMAIQEGNTLGMHFFCITVDTEASDYMDSIFSDVGYTIIDNAASLPERLPILYNRITT, translated from the coding sequence TTGTCCAAAAATAACGGAAAATTGAAAGCTATGGATCCAATGGTTGAAAGAAATTATCAACGATACCTCTCGGAAGTCATGCCCCTAATGGATCCGAAACTTTCTCGGTTATGGCAATCTGTGATCAAGGATATTGCCAGCAAAGATAAAAAAGTGGCAATTGAATTGATCAAACGAACAAAGAACATATTTTCAGTTATCCCCCTCCAACAGCGTGGAAAACTTCTATTATCGTTGGAAAAACTCAATGAGCTTGATTTACAAACTTCACTTTCTTTTTTTGATAATGCACCTTTAGCAATGGCTATTCTCGATGATTCCGATTTCAAGATATGGGAAGCAATAACATTAGATCTAACTGGGGAAAATACAGAGATTGCGATACTTTTCCTGAAAATGACTCCCAAGATGCTTAAGAATCTGGAAATGGTAGAATTGTTGAAATGGGTGAAAAAAGGGAAGAAATTGCTGAAAAGCGATCCACAGATTGCAAATGCATTTTTAAAGGGAAGTTTCAGTGGATTGGAAAATTCATTTGAGAAAACAAACAAATACGAAAGATCATATTTGCTCGATATTGGTGCCTCTCTTGCAATTGTAAACTGGAAATGTGTCCAAAGTTTCTTTGAAAATGCCCCTGAAGTTCTCGCAGAACTCTCAGCAAAAGATTTTGCGAAATGGGTGGTTATTGGTGAAAATATTGCAGAAGAAAGTACTTTTTATGGTTCGGATTATTATAGTAATTCTTTTGTTACACTGAAAAATGCAAATTTGAAATATTGCGGGACAATTTTGAGGAATGCCTGTTTGCTGCTTAAAAAAGAGAGTTTACTTGCAGGAATTTACTTTAGCGAAATTCCGAAAATTTTATTGAATATGCATCCTAGGGAAATTGGTAAATGGGTGGACACAGGAATCCGCGTATTTGAAACAAACCGGGAAATCGCGATCAGTTATTTCCGAAATTCCCGGATGTTGCTGGAAGATCTTGATGTGACAGAACTTGAAGAGTGGGCTATGAATGGACTCCGAGTATTTGAAAAAGATCCATCAAATGCCAGATTATATTTCTCATTAAGATCCAGAAGTTCAAGAGAGTTCGTTGAACATTTGATGAGTGGTGTCGCTCTCAAAAGGGTATCTAAAGTCCTGAAGTATTACGCTTTTGGGATCTCAGGAATTAACTTTGTGATCCGATCACATAACCTTTTGCCGAAAGAACATGTTATGTCCGCACATCCGGTAGTTTCAGGCAGGGTAATATATCTGGAACCAACAATGAAAGGGTACGGAGATTTTGAAGAGAACTTCAATATTTATAAGCTGAGTGTAATGCATGAAGTTGGGCATGCACAATTCGGGACTTCAAAATGTACTGTTGGATCTTTATTATCGTTGTTAGAAAAAATAGGAGTAGATTCAGACACAACATTCCTGAAAGATCTTGCCGAAAAGGAGAAAGATGTATCCAAATCAGAGAATGTGGGAAAACAAGTAGAAGAGAATGAGATAATGGTTAATTTTTCAGCTGCAATAGGAATGTTCCCAAATCCATTCGTTACAACAGATATAATGGGAATAGTGGAGGATGCGCGGATTGAATATAAGACTGTGAACCTTTACAAGGGATTGCGTAGGGAATTTAAAAAAGTAAAGGAACAAATGCTATTGGACAGGCAAAATCCTGAAGGCAGACTTGAAAAATTTATGGAGGCCTTGCTTCTGGTCTCAATTGAGCATGAACCATTATTTGAGATTGATGATGAACTCAAAGTACCATTTGAAAAAACCCGTAACTTGCTGGAAAAGAAAATCCTACAGTCTTCATCATCTACTTTTGACTCCCTTGAAGTTACTTTTGAGATCTACAGCATGCTTGAAGAAAATTTGGGTTCCCTGAAATCCAGGGAATATGACTTTATTCGGAACCTTGAGTACCGAGGGCAGGGAGCTGGACTTTTTTCTATGCCGAAAAATGAAAAAGAGTTTGCAGAACAGATCCTAGAACGCTTTATTCCGCAAAAGCTATTGGATCAGGATGAAGACACCATGATTCAGGATGAGTTGCAATCTGGTCCAAGATGCGCAACTTCGATGAACTGGGACGTACTGGGGAATTACATTTATGATGAATGGGATGCCCGAATTAAAGATTACAAATCTGAGTGGTGTAAAGTTTATGAGGTCTTGCCCATAGGTGAATCCAATGATTTTTATCAGAATGCTATAGAGCAGTACAATCCTGAAATATCGCTCATAAACCGCATTTTTAAAATGATGAAACCTGAATCATTTACTAAGTTAAGAAGACAAACGGATGGAGATGAGATCGATTTCGATGCAATCACGGAAGCTTTCACGGATCGTAAATGTGGAATAAATCCAACTGATCGTCTTTACATACGAAGGGACAAACGTGAAAGGGATGTTGCTACTCTTTTCCTTGTAGATATAAGTGCATCTACAGAAAAAGAGCTGGATAATGGCAAAAGCATACTGGATATAGAAAAAGAAGCTCTTGTCATAATGATCGAGGCACTGGAAAGCATAGGCGACAAATATGCTATCTATGCTTTTTCTGGTGATACGAGAGCTGATGTTGAATACTACAACATAAAGGATTTTGATGAAAAATTCTCCGAGGATGTGGAATGTAAGATCGGTGCTTTGGAACCTGCATACAACACAAGACTGGGAACTGCGATAAGGCATTCCATAACAAAACTAAAGCAGGTTGATGCAAAAATAAAGCTTCTAGTATTGCTATCTGATGGCGAACCTTATGATCTTAGTTTTGGTGAAGGTAAATATGCAGGGAAAATTGCTATTGAAGATACAAGGATGGCCATTCAGGAAGGCAATACTCTTGGGATGCATTTCTTCTGTATCACTGTTGATACTGAAGCAAGTGACTATATGGATTCAATATTTTCTGATGTGGGATACACTATCATTGATAATGCTGCAAGTCTTCCAGAAAGGCTTCCCATTCTCTATAATCGTATAACAACCTGA
- a CDS encoding corrinoid protein codes for MSSKEDLLKKAYDAIVEINEDKTAETVKEWISNDFDPVELLNKLADGLTEVGKKFERMEYYLPQVMIAADMMDASTKELSAKISEKGESSATKGTVVIGTIEGDIHDLGKNIVAGMLRAGGFEVIDLGRDVPVATMVQTAKDRNADIISGSALMSTTMPYLGDIVKLLEGLGIRDNHKVMIGGAPVTQDYADGIDADAYAVNAADAVRAANKMVSK; via the coding sequence ATGTCATCAAAGGAAGATTTGCTTAAAAAAGCATATGATGCGATTGTGGAAATCAACGAAGATAAGACAGCTGAAACTGTTAAAGAATGGATCAGTAACGATTTTGATCCTGTTGAACTGTTAAACAAGTTGGCCGATGGCTTGACTGAAGTAGGAAAAAAATTTGAAAGGATGGAATACTACCTACCACAGGTCATGATCGCAGCAGATATGATGGATGCATCAACTAAGGAGCTGTCTGCAAAGATTTCTGAAAAAGGAGAATCATCTGCTACGAAAGGTACTGTTGTCATAGGAACGATTGAAGGAGATATCCATGACCTCGGAAAGAATATTGTTGCAGGTATGCTGAGGGCTGGGGGTTTTGAAGTTATTGACCTTGGCAGAGATGTACCTGTTGCAACAATGGTTCAGACAGCAAAAGACAGAAATGCAGATATTATTTCTGGTTCTGCACTGATGAGCACTACCATGCCATACCTTGGCGATATTGTCAAGCTGCTGGAAGGACTGGGCATCAGGGACAACCATAAAGTGATGATCGGAGGAGCACCTGTTACTCAGGATTATGCTGATGGCATCGATGCAGATGCGTATGCTGTTAATGCAGCCGATGCTGTGAGAGCCGCAAATAAAATGGTATCCAAATAA
- a CDS encoding response regulator: MKRKKIVVVEDESIIGIMFKLMLEAKGYSVTGMASKGGDAISLVETTRPDLVLMDIWLKGEMDGIETAMKIRKLYNTPIVFITADFSKETRKRADSVGHQAYLKKPIRYEYLEYVVHSIFYKSVDYAKDANALRNMMVQD, encoded by the coding sequence ATGAAAAGAAAGAAAATAGTTGTTGTCGAAGATGAATCGATTATCGGCATTATGTTCAAATTAATGCTTGAGGCAAAAGGTTATTCTGTAACTGGTATGGCTTCAAAAGGAGGGGATGCTATTTCTCTGGTAGAAACCACTCGTCCTGATCTTGTACTTATGGATATTTGGTTAAAAGGTGAGATGGATGGCATTGAGACTGCTATGAAGATTCGTAAGTTGTATAACACTCCTATAGTTTTTATTACTGCAGATTTTTCTAAGGAGACTCGCAAAAGAGCAGATTCAGTAGGTCATCAGGCTTATCTGAAGAAGCCTATTAGGTATGAATATTTGGAGTATGTTGTTCATTCTATATTTTACAAGTCGGTAGATTATGCAAAAGATGCCAATGCTCTGCGAAATATGATGGTTCAGGATTGA
- a CDS encoding CbbQ/NirQ/NorQ/GpvN family protein has product MKKIICVEQPVEEYIITEEPYYLPIGDEVEIFTAAYENNLPVNLKGPTGCGKTRFMEYMAYKLKRPLITISCHEDLTASDLIGRFLIKGESTEWNDGPLTKGVRSGSICYLDEFVEARMDTRVVIHPLTDDRRIMPIDKLGIILPAPNEFMMSISYNPGYQSVLKDLKQSTRQRFVAMDFEYPPAELETEIVAHESGIDKENARTLVEIGQRIRNFKQHGLEEGVSTRLLIYTGMLIKSGINSKEACKVAMIKPITDDHDLQKSIEEIVSAIVE; this is encoded by the coding sequence ATGAAAAAAATAATTTGTGTGGAACAACCTGTTGAAGAATACATCATCACGGAAGAGCCCTACTATCTTCCGATCGGTGATGAAGTTGAAATATTCACTGCAGCCTATGAAAACAACCTTCCCGTTAACCTGAAAGGTCCCACAGGTTGTGGTAAAACACGTTTTATGGAATACATGGCCTATAAGTTAAAACGTCCGCTTATAACAATATCCTGCCATGAGGATCTTACAGCGAGCGACCTTATCGGAAGGTTCCTTATAAAGGGAGAATCTACCGAATGGAACGATGGTCCTCTCACAAAAGGTGTAAGGTCCGGTTCGATCTGTTATCTTGATGAGTTCGTGGAAGCAAGAATGGATACTAGAGTTGTCATACACCCTCTCACAGATGACAGGCGCATCATGCCTATTGATAAGCTGGGGATAATACTTCCTGCTCCCAACGAATTCATGATGTCTATTTCCTATAATCCCGGATATCAGAGTGTTTTAAAGGATCTCAAGCAAAGTACGCGCCAAAGATTCGTAGCTATGGACTTTGAGTATCCACCTGCGGAACTTGAGACTGAAATCGTGGCACATGAAAGTGGAATTGATAAAGAGAATGCCCGGACCCTAGTAGAGATCGGGCAGAGAATACGGAATTTCAAGCAACACGGTCTTGAAGAAGGGGTCAGCACACGTCTTTTGATCTATACTGGAATGCTGATCAAATCCGGCATCAATTCAAAGGAAGCATGTAAAGTAGCAATGATCAAACCGATCACCGATGATCATGATCTCCAGAAAAGCATAGAAGAGATAGTTTCTGCTATTGTGGAGTGA
- a CDS encoding PAS domain S-box protein, which produces MAILRDITKNKEMQNKLKTSEKKFRTTFNNSNDAIIIYDMDGHILEVNKVACEFTGYARKEIIQMLIMDLDSPEYASKIPDNIKQLQEFKHTIFESVSFCKDGSLVPIELSNRIIEDEGKTAVLSIARDITERKNTENK; this is translated from the coding sequence ATGGCAATCTTGCGTGATATAACCAAGAATAAAGAGATGCAAAATAAGCTGAAAACATCAGAAAAGAAGTTCAGGACTACTTTTAATAATTCTAATGATGCAATTATCATTTATGATATGGATGGTCACATTCTGGAAGTGAATAAAGTTGCTTGTGAATTTACAGGTTACGCCCGAAAGGAAATTATACAAATGTTAATCATGGATCTGGATTCACCCGAATATGCCTCAAAGATACCTGATAATATCAAGCAATTGCAGGAATTTAAGCATACCATATTTGAAAGCGTATCTTTTTGCAAGGACGGTTCCCTTGTTCCTATAGAACTAAGTAACCGTATCATTGAGGATGAAGGCAAAACAGCTGTACTCAGCATTGCCAGAGATATTACAGAACGTAAAAATACAGAAAACAAATAA